One Candidatus Margulisiibacteriota bacterium DNA segment encodes these proteins:
- a CDS encoding OmpA family protein, which translates to MKIYRVVRGTRIYKIVKEMSIYKIILATLLLIGVIVWVYAGLLNIPFTNNQRNSDFDGDGIPNYRDEFPDIPTKAVVDNSGNFLALNLDVNFETDSDVISASYSENIKKFATYLKNHPDQKIEIQGHTDDEMSKLNNNLDLSFRRAYSVAKMLITTYGVPTDQLVVKGYGSLNPLVTNNSEYNRSLNRRIEAVLVK; encoded by the coding sequence ATGAAAATCTATAGAGTAGTTCGTGGTACTAGAATCTATAAAATTGTCAAAGAAATGAGTATTTATAAGATTATCCTGGCAACGTTACTGCTAATTGGGGTTATTGTTTGGGTTTACGCAGGATTGTTAAACATTCCCTTCACAAACAACCAACGAAATTCAGACTTTGATGGTGATGGTATTCCCAACTACCGTGATGAATTTCCTGACATACCAACAAAAGCTGTTGTGGACAATTCAGGTAATTTCTTAGCTTTAAACCTTGACGTTAACTTTGAGACCGATAGTGATGTAATTTCTGCAAGTTATAGTGAAAACATTAAAAAGTTTGCTACTTACCTAAAGAATCATCCTGACCAGAAAATAGAAATTCAAGGGCACACTGATGATGAAATGTCTAAACTCAACAATAATTTAGACTTGTCGTTCCGTAGAGCTTATTCGGTAGCCAAAATGCTGATAACTACCTATGGAGTTCCTACTGATCAACTTGTAGTGAAAGGTTATGGCTCACTCAACCCTTTAGTTACAAACAATTCTGAATACAACCGTTCACTGAATCGTCGTATTGAAGCAGTGTTGGTGAAATAA